The Akkermansia sp. N21116 genome includes a region encoding these proteins:
- a CDS encoding alpha amylase C-terminal domain-containing protein, which translates to MRRPPIPGLVMADGWLAPFTRQIKDRQRMFDFRLKGIREHFGTLEECANAYRYYGFNRDPETGEWIYREWAPGARELYLIGDFNGWNRTSHPMTRNNRGVWEIRLPSDSLIHEQRVKVHVIGADGEHKDRIPAWIHRAVQNPDTYDFSGQIWDPSTPYDWQTPQFDPSRIDTPMIYEAHVGMSGEEERIHSYREFADHVLPRISAGGYNTIQLMAIQEHPYYGSFGYHVSSFFAPSSRFGTPDDLKYLIDKAHGLGIAVLLDIVHSHAVKNEAEGLSNFDGSGGQYFLSGQRGHHPDWDSCCFDYGRNEVIQFLLSNARWWLDEFHFDGFRFDGITSMLYFHRGHEPFDNLGAYFGPSVDHDAVAYLQLANTLIQSVKPGAIVIAEDMSGMPGLCRPIDEGGIGFTHRLAMGIPDYWIKLIKEKKDEEWRMGDMWYTLSNRRHGEPHIAYCESHDQALVGDKTLAFRLMDTDMYWSMSKDQKSIVVDRGIALHKMIRLVSLAAGGEGWLTFMGNEFGHPEWIDFPREGNNWSYQYCRRQWSLVDNPSLKFDFLREFDKAMVHMAKQSRLLTVSNAYPLNIDETNQVLAFRRGKLIFIFNWSGDKALPDYLLPVDEEGEWRIILDTDDLRFGGFGRQDNAIHHFTANGKLSLYLLPRTAIVLQRTGR; encoded by the coding sequence ATGAGAAGACCTCCAATTCCCGGACTCGTCATGGCCGATGGCTGGCTGGCACCCTTCACCCGCCAAATCAAGGACAGACAACGCATGTTCGACTTCCGCCTCAAAGGGATCAGGGAACATTTCGGCACTCTGGAGGAATGCGCCAACGCATACAGGTATTACGGATTCAACCGCGATCCTGAGACCGGAGAATGGATTTATCGCGAATGGGCTCCCGGTGCGAGGGAACTTTATCTCATCGGTGACTTCAACGGCTGGAACCGCACTTCCCACCCGATGACACGCAACAACCGCGGTGTCTGGGAAATCCGCCTGCCCTCCGATTCCCTGATCCACGAACAGAGAGTCAAAGTCCATGTCATCGGAGCCGACGGAGAGCACAAGGACCGTATCCCCGCGTGGATCCATAGAGCCGTTCAAAACCCGGATACCTATGACTTTTCCGGCCAGATATGGGATCCGTCAACACCATACGACTGGCAAACTCCCCAGTTCGACCCCTCGCGCATCGACACACCCATGATCTATGAGGCCCATGTCGGCATGTCGGGGGAAGAAGAACGCATCCACAGCTACCGTGAATTTGCCGACCATGTCCTTCCGCGCATCTCCGCCGGCGGGTATAACACCATCCAGCTGATGGCTATCCAGGAACACCCGTATTACGGTTCCTTCGGCTACCATGTCTCCTCCTTTTTCGCACCTTCTTCCAGATTCGGTACACCGGACGATCTCAAGTACCTCATCGACAAGGCACACGGCCTTGGCATTGCCGTCCTCCTCGACATTGTTCACTCCCACGCCGTCAAGAATGAGGCCGAAGGGCTCAGCAACTTCGACGGTTCCGGCGGACAATATTTCCTCTCCGGTCAACGCGGACACCACCCTGACTGGGACTCGTGCTGTTTCGATTACGGACGCAACGAAGTCATTCAGTTCCTCCTCTCCAATGCACGGTGGTGGCTGGATGAATTTCACTTCGACGGATTCCGTTTCGACGGAATCACCTCCATGCTCTACTTCCACCGAGGACATGAACCATTCGACAACCTAGGAGCCTACTTCGGCCCCTCCGTCGACCACGATGCCGTAGCCTACCTTCAACTCGCCAACACCCTCATCCAGTCCGTCAAGCCGGGAGCAATCGTCATCGCGGAAGACATGTCCGGCATGCCCGGACTCTGCCGCCCCATCGATGAAGGAGGCATCGGCTTCACCCACCGCCTCGCCATGGGCATCCCCGACTACTGGATCAAACTCATCAAAGAAAAGAAGGATGAAGAGTGGCGCATGGGCGATATGTGGTACACCCTCTCCAACCGCCGCCATGGCGAGCCTCATATCGCCTACTGCGAAAGCCATGACCAAGCCCTTGTCGGCGACAAGACCCTTGCCTTCCGCCTCATGGATACCGACATGTACTGGTCCATGAGCAAAGATCAGAAAAGCATCGTCGTCGACCGCGGCATCGCCCTGCACAAAATGATCCGCCTCGTTTCCCTCGCCGCCGGCGGTGAAGGCTGGCTCACCTTCATGGGCAATGAATTCGGCCACCCGGAATGGATCGACTTCCCTCGGGAAGGTAACAACTGGTCCTACCAATACTGCCGCCGCCAATGGTCGCTTGTCGACAATCCCTCTCTGAAATTCGACTTCCTCCGGGAATTCGATAAAGCCATGGTGCATATGGCGAAACAGAGTCGCCTGCTGACCGTTTCCAACGCCTACCCTCTCAACATCGACGAAACCAACCAGGTACTCGCCTTCCGCCGGGGCAAACTGATCTTCATCTTCAACTGGTCCGGCGACAAGGCCCTGCCCGACTATCTCCTGCCCGTTGATGAAGAAGGAGAATGGCGCATCATCCTTGACACCGATGACCTCCGCTTTGGCGGATTCGGGCGTCAGGATAACGCCATCCACCACTTCACCGCCAACGGTAAGCTCTCTCTCTACCTCCTTCCGCGCACCGCCATCGTCCTCCAGCGAACGGGAAGGTAA
- a CDS encoding sirohydrochlorin cobaltochelatase, translating to MILRFFKTLCILATASLGTSMLPAQTPIDRDGLLIVAFGTSHQKALTSYTSTEKTLTTCFPADKTSWAYTSDIIRHKIAKEGRPVPSIQESLKMLSDKGVKTLCVQSLHMAAGEEFSQMERTIQRYLEHNPGAFEKVLIGRPLLESNRDMQEVVTAILTEFPQERKADEAIVLMGHGQKEGRADLVFAAVQTELHRKDPKAFLATVEGTTGFDSILAELKKLQKQGLKTVWLAPFMIVAGDHATNDLAGDEEDSWASVLKKEGFEVKLNLKGLGELQGIRNVFLRHARETTDNILVVKKGMKE from the coding sequence ATGATCCTCCGCTTCTTCAAAACCCTTTGCATCCTCGCCACCGCCAGCCTTGGTACTTCCATGCTCCCCGCCCAGACTCCAATCGACCGGGACGGTCTCCTCATCGTCGCCTTCGGAACAAGCCATCAAAAAGCTTTGACGTCCTACACCAGTACGGAGAAAACACTCACAACCTGTTTCCCGGCAGATAAAACATCCTGGGCTTACACCTCCGACATCATCCGCCACAAGATCGCCAAAGAAGGCCGCCCTGTTCCGTCTATCCAGGAAAGCCTTAAAATGCTCTCGGACAAAGGCGTCAAAACCCTCTGCGTCCAGTCGCTCCACATGGCAGCCGGAGAAGAATTCTCCCAAATGGAACGCACGATTCAGCGTTATCTGGAGCACAATCCCGGGGCATTTGAAAAAGTTTTGATCGGTCGCCCCCTGCTGGAAAGCAACCGCGATATGCAGGAAGTGGTCACCGCCATCCTCACGGAGTTCCCTCAGGAACGCAAGGCAGACGAAGCCATTGTTCTGATGGGGCACGGTCAGAAGGAAGGCCGCGCCGACCTCGTGTTCGCTGCCGTGCAAACCGAGCTTCACCGGAAGGATCCCAAGGCATTCCTGGCCACAGTCGAAGGAACAACGGGGTTCGATTCCATCCTTGCCGAACTGAAGAAGCTCCAGAAACAGGGGCTCAAAACCGTATGGCTGGCACCTTTCATGATCGTTGCTGGCGACCACGCCACGAATGACCTCGCCGGAGACGAAGAAGACTCCTGGGCAAGCGTCCTGAAGAAGGAGGGCTTCGAAGTCAAATTGAACCTCAAGGGACTGGGCGAACTGCAAGGCATCCGTAATGTCTTTCTGCGCCACGCCCGCGAAACGACGGACAACATCCTGGTCGTCAAAAAAGGAATGAAAGAATAA
- the cobI gene encoding precorrin-2 C(20)-methyltransferase, translating into MQLGTFYGVGIGPGNPEYLTLRAARVLAEVDIIFTVTGPNTETSISSSVVESLGAIKGTIVPLLFSMSRDKTDRELHIAANAMIIAQQLEEGKNCAFATLGDAMTYSTFGYILKLLQTQMPGLKTEVVPGITSYCTLSSLSQTVLVENGESLRVIPAFRAEMVDQLDFPPNSTTVLMKTYRSRNALIRRVLNEPGTRIVYGERLGMPGQFISHNGEEILERPEEYLSLMMVKKA; encoded by the coding sequence ATGCAACTCGGCACATTTTACGGCGTGGGCATCGGCCCCGGAAACCCAGAGTACCTGACGCTTCGTGCCGCAAGGGTTCTCGCGGAAGTAGACATCATCTTCACAGTAACGGGGCCCAACACGGAAACCAGCATTTCGTCCTCCGTTGTCGAATCGCTGGGAGCCATCAAGGGCACCATCGTCCCCCTGCTCTTCTCCATGTCGCGCGACAAGACGGATCGCGAGCTTCACATCGCTGCCAACGCCATGATTATTGCCCAACAGCTGGAGGAAGGCAAAAACTGTGCCTTTGCCACGCTGGGCGACGCCATGACCTACAGCACATTCGGATATATCCTCAAGTTGTTGCAGACACAAATGCCCGGATTGAAGACGGAGGTCGTACCGGGCATTACCTCGTATTGCACGCTCTCTTCACTCTCCCAAACGGTGCTTGTGGAAAATGGTGAAAGCCTGCGCGTCATCCCGGCATTCCGTGCGGAAATGGTCGATCAGCTCGACTTCCCGCCCAATTCAACCACGGTGCTGATGAAAACCTACCGGAGCCGCAATGCCCTCATCCGCAGGGTACTCAATGAACCCGGCACCCGGATCGTCTATGGCGAACGCCTTGGCATGCCCGGACAATTCATCTCCCACAATGGTGAAGAAATCCTGGAACGTCCCGAAGAATACCTCTCCCTGATGATGGTGAAAAAGGCATGA
- a CDS encoding precorrin-8X methylmutase, whose translation MPDSPQDYPPLRWNLSATEIEEESFRTIESECPEAASMPQPQWRVARRLIHTTADMEIIRTLAFRHAPIECALEALKRRAPIFCDTNMIRAGISVERLRRLNPAYEREDIHCYISDPDVVAQARAANQPRALSAAQKALPLLDGGIVLVGNAPLCLARIARYILEEKVRPALVIGMPVGFVNVVESKQLLGMCEVPQIVLEGRRGGSALAVATLHAIIESA comes from the coding sequence ATGCCTGATTCTCCCCAAGACTACCCGCCCCTGCGTTGGAACCTCAGTGCCACGGAAATCGAAGAGGAAAGTTTCCGCACGATTGAAAGCGAATGCCCGGAAGCGGCCTCCATGCCCCAGCCTCAATGGCGCGTTGCACGCCGCTTGATCCACACGACGGCGGATATGGAGATCATCCGCACGCTGGCATTCCGCCACGCCCCCATCGAATGTGCGCTGGAGGCACTCAAACGCCGTGCCCCCATATTTTGCGACACCAACATGATCCGCGCCGGCATCTCGGTTGAGCGCCTCCGACGCCTCAATCCCGCTTATGAACGGGAAGACATCCATTGCTATATCAGCGATCCCGATGTCGTTGCCCAGGCGCGAGCTGCCAATCAGCCCCGCGCCCTCAGTGCCGCCCAAAAAGCCCTGCCCCTGCTGGATGGCGGCATCGTCCTCGTCGGCAATGCTCCGCTGTGTCTCGCGCGCATCGCACGTTACATTCTGGAGGAAAAGGTGCGTCCAGCCCTCGTCATCGGCATGCCTGTAGGCTTCGTCAATGTCGTGGAATCCAAGCAGTTGCTCGGCATGTGCGAGGTCCCGCAAATCGTCCTCGAAGGTCGCCGTGGAGGCAGTGCCCTGGCCGTTGCCACTCTGCATGCCATTATTGAAAGTGCCTAA
- the cbiD gene encoding cobalt-precorrin-5B (C(1))-methyltransferase CbiD, with product MPSSPTRRHLRQGYSTGACVTAVIMAAWESLCSGLCRHAAERVILFPDGKHRVLIMKDQTPGFASTIKDGGDDPDCTHLAEIYARVRRGTPDEAGEHDYVLHAGEGMLILRAVEGIGLCTRPGLDCEQNRWAINIGPRRMIADNLAEASAFSACFIAEIGVKNGEQLATKTLNAQLGILGGISILGTTGIVRPFSHEAYIETIRICMRSARLSGFDEVILCTGGRTQSRAKRHLPGIPDASFVCMGDFIADSLHAAREQGLRRLTIACMPGKLCKYAAGFDNTHAHRVRQDIDLFLDTLEQFHPPTAEDRQAIAACASVRQALEHIPADCRLPLYRRLCTLAFRQFARRAPLLEFRLLICDFDGSLLLDTTSQDSLPCLP from the coding sequence ATGCCTTCTTCGCCGACACGCCGACACCTGAGACAGGGCTACTCCACGGGAGCCTGCGTCACGGCTGTCATCATGGCGGCATGGGAATCCCTGTGTTCCGGTTTGTGTCGGCATGCCGCCGAGAGGGTAATTCTCTTTCCGGATGGCAAACACCGCGTCCTGATTATGAAAGATCAGACCCCCGGTTTTGCCTCGACCATCAAGGATGGAGGCGACGATCCCGACTGCACGCACCTTGCTGAAATTTACGCCCGCGTCCGGCGGGGCACTCCCGACGAAGCCGGAGAACACGACTACGTGCTCCATGCAGGAGAAGGCATGCTCATTCTCCGCGCCGTCGAAGGAATAGGACTCTGCACACGCCCGGGGTTGGATTGCGAACAAAATCGCTGGGCGATCAACATCGGTCCACGTCGCATGATCGCCGATAATCTGGCAGAAGCTTCCGCGTTCTCCGCTTGTTTCATCGCGGAAATCGGCGTCAAAAACGGCGAACAACTGGCGACAAAAACCCTCAATGCCCAGCTCGGCATCCTCGGCGGGATTTCGATTCTCGGGACGACGGGCATCGTCCGCCCCTTCAGCCACGAAGCCTACATCGAAACCATCCGCATCTGCATGAGGTCGGCCCGCCTGTCCGGATTCGACGAAGTCATCCTCTGCACCGGAGGCCGCACTCAAAGCAGAGCAAAACGCCACCTTCCCGGCATCCCGGATGCCAGTTTCGTCTGCATGGGGGACTTCATTGCCGACAGCCTCCATGCCGCCCGTGAGCAAGGATTGCGTCGTCTCACCATCGCCTGCATGCCCGGCAAACTGTGCAAATATGCCGCCGGGTTCGACAACACGCACGCCCACCGCGTCCGCCAGGACATCGACCTCTTCCTCGATACGCTGGAACAATTCCACCCCCCCACTGCCGAGGATAGACAGGCCATCGCCGCATGTGCCTCCGTCCGGCAGGCACTCGAACACATCCCTGCCGATTGTCGGCTCCCCCTTTACAGACGGCTATGCACACTGGCCTTCCGCCAATTTGCCCGCCGGGCTCCCTTGCTTGAATTCCGGCTTTTGATCTGCGATTTTGACGGAAGCCTCCTGCTGGACACCACTTCACAAGATTCCCTGCCATGCCTCCCCTGA
- the cbiT gene encoding precorrin-6Y C5,15-methyltransferase (decarboxylating) subunit CbiT: MPPLTLLSCGVESESRLPRSTQWELWAEWADCVYGSAKLLALFPGFQAKGIVLGADARAKAQEALEASRNGKRVLILGSGDVLFHGIGGTLYDLAGDEDELCFIPAETAFQTLFHRLGLPWDKARVFSAHATENIPLGEILSCPLAVVYGGTRLTAARLAQRCVEFLPSCAGRHAILAENLGTPDERICAASLHELSGQECSPTSMLLLLPTGDARMAPTLPLGSDNARFAKENNLITGEEVRAIALSKLRLPAWGVLWDVGAGSGSVGLEAAALRPGLRVHGVEKNESRLELILANQQQMALPNYTLHAGAASEALADLPRPDRIFIGGGGDNLEVILDACFEALAPWGIIVATSVTLESTHKLRNWHPEYRTGCQEISIAEECRIAGKYHHFQQQHRITLVTFSKP, from the coding sequence ATGCCTCCCCTGACCCTCCTCTCCTGCGGCGTTGAATCCGAATCCCGCCTGCCCCGTTCCACCCAATGGGAACTCTGGGCCGAGTGGGCGGATTGCGTGTACGGTTCCGCCAAATTGCTGGCTCTATTCCCCGGATTTCAAGCCAAGGGAATTGTCCTCGGCGCCGATGCCCGCGCCAAAGCACAGGAAGCTCTGGAGGCCTCGCGCAACGGAAAGCGAGTGCTGATTCTGGGCTCGGGCGACGTCCTGTTCCACGGTATCGGGGGCACGCTTTACGATCTGGCTGGAGATGAAGATGAATTGTGCTTCATCCCGGCAGAAACCGCCTTCCAGACGCTCTTCCACCGCCTGGGGCTTCCCTGGGACAAGGCACGAGTCTTCAGCGCCCATGCAACGGAGAACATCCCGTTGGGCGAAATCCTCTCCTGTCCGCTGGCCGTCGTGTATGGTGGAACGCGCCTCACGGCGGCGAGGTTGGCTCAACGATGCGTTGAGTTCCTGCCATCCTGTGCCGGACGTCATGCCATTCTCGCGGAGAATCTCGGCACGCCCGACGAACGCATTTGTGCCGCCAGCCTGCATGAACTTTCGGGGCAGGAATGCTCGCCAACTTCGATGCTGTTGCTACTCCCCACTGGGGACGCGCGGATGGCGCCAACCCTGCCTCTGGGCTCCGACAACGCCCGTTTCGCGAAGGAAAACAATCTCATCACTGGAGAGGAAGTCCGCGCCATCGCTCTCTCCAAACTGCGCTTGCCCGCCTGGGGCGTTCTCTGGGATGTCGGCGCGGGTAGTGGTTCGGTTGGGCTGGAAGCCGCCGCTCTCCGCCCCGGGCTACGCGTCCATGGAGTAGAGAAGAACGAATCCCGATTGGAACTCATCCTTGCCAACCAGCAGCAGATGGCTCTCCCCAACTACACTCTGCATGCCGGAGCCGCCTCCGAAGCGCTGGCAGACCTGCCCCGCCCCGACCGCATTTTCATCGGAGGCGGCGGCGATAATCTGGAGGTCATTCTGGACGCCTGTTTTGAGGCACTCGCGCCCTGGGGCATCATCGTCGCCACCTCGGTGACGCTGGAGAGCACGCACAAACTCCGCAACTGGCACCCGGAATACCGCACGGGATGCCAGGAAATTTCCATCGCCGAAGAATGCCGCATCGCCGGCAAATATCACCACTTCCAACAGCAACACCGCATCACCCTCGTCACCTTCAGCAAGCCATGA